A stretch of Acidimicrobiales bacterium DNA encodes these proteins:
- a CDS encoding GMC family oxidoreductase: MLIDARTTPGGESFAADVCIIGAGAAGIVLSLELAAAGHEVLLVESGGHDEDPATQDLAAGESIGQPATTLDSPVRLDQMRLRYIGGTTNHWAGFCRPFSPVDFEVRDHLAVSGWPFGREEIDPFMDRAAEWVRITDADFAVDRWESKLGLPAPPIRSDRVEPLVYQLTFPTKFGRVYAAELADTANLRVLFNANVVNLATLDGGAVQRLDLRTLDGTALTATARAYVLAAGGIENPRLLLASQDADPAGLGNADDLVGRHFTEHLQVYAGFGLLDADPTDMVGLNGADVTIETGRHAGATHGAKFAIGLTDQHLRDAETTGLEIQLLPGTFPIGQPLQESGVDMDDVAELLGHTGPVPPTAVYLQGLAEQELDPESRVVLGSATDALGMARVQLDWQYSAADRRRALDGYRVVAEAFGALGIGRVQLVPGGVHADALDNLVPGEFLTVYRSIPDEIDEDDFPVGMGFHHMCTTRMAASASDGVVDENCRMHGVDNLWVAGSSVFATGGTATPTYTIVALAVRLAEHLDDVLR, encoded by the coding sequence GTGCTGATCGATGCCCGGACGACCCCGGGTGGCGAGTCCTTCGCGGCCGACGTCTGCATCATCGGCGCGGGAGCCGCCGGCATCGTCTTGTCGCTCGAACTCGCGGCCGCCGGCCACGAGGTGCTGCTCGTCGAGTCCGGCGGTCACGACGAGGACCCGGCGACCCAGGACCTCGCCGCCGGAGAGAGCATCGGGCAACCCGCGACGACGCTCGACAGCCCCGTCCGGTTGGACCAGATGCGGCTTCGTTACATCGGCGGGACCACGAACCACTGGGCCGGCTTCTGCCGCCCCTTCTCCCCCGTGGACTTCGAGGTCCGGGACCATCTCGCCGTGTCGGGCTGGCCGTTCGGCCGCGAGGAAATCGATCCCTTCATGGACCGCGCTGCGGAGTGGGTTCGGATCACGGACGCGGACTTCGCCGTCGACCGGTGGGAGTCGAAGCTCGGTCTCCCCGCCCCGCCCATCCGGTCCGATCGGGTCGAGCCGCTCGTCTACCAGCTCACGTTCCCCACCAAGTTCGGCCGCGTCTACGCAGCCGAACTCGCCGACACCGCGAACCTGCGGGTGCTCTTCAACGCCAACGTCGTGAACCTCGCGACGCTCGATGGCGGCGCCGTGCAGCGGCTCGACCTCCGCACCCTCGACGGCACCGCGCTGACGGCAACGGCACGGGCGTACGTGCTCGCCGCCGGCGGCATCGAGAACCCGCGCCTCCTCCTCGCTTCGCAGGACGCGGACCCGGCCGGCCTCGGGAACGCCGACGACCTCGTCGGCCGCCACTTCACCGAGCATCTCCAGGTCTACGCAGGGTTCGGCCTGCTCGACGCCGATCCGACCGACATGGTCGGCCTCAACGGAGCCGACGTCACGATCGAGACGGGTCGCCACGCCGGCGCGACGCACGGGGCCAAGTTCGCGATCGGGCTCACGGACCAGCACCTCCGCGACGCCGAGACCACCGGTCTCGAGATCCAGCTGCTGCCGGGCACGTTCCCGATCGGCCAGCCCCTGCAGGAATCGGGCGTCGACATGGACGACGTCGCCGAGCTGCTCGGCCACACCGGCCCGGTACCGCCGACGGCCGTCTACCTCCAGGGACTCGCGGAACAGGAACTCGATCCCGAGAGCCGGGTGGTGCTCGGGTCCGCCACAGATGCCCTCGGCATGGCACGGGTGCAGCTCGACTGGCAGTACAGCGCAGCCGATCGCCGGCGCGCCCTCGACGGCTATCGGGTCGTCGCCGAAGCGTTCGGGGCGTTGGGGATCGGCCGGGTGCAACTCGTACCCGGTGGTGTTCACGCCGACGCGCTCGACAACCTCGTGCCGGGCGAGTTCCTGACGGTGTACCGCTCGATCCCCGACGAGATCGACGAGGACGACTTCCCCGTGGGCATGGGCTTCCACCACATGTGCACGACCCGCATGGCCGCGTCGGCCTCGGACGGAGTGGTCGACGAGAACTGCCGGATGCACGGCGTCGACAATCTCTGGGTTGCCGGGAGCAGCGTCTTCGCCACCGGCGGCACCGCGACACCGACCTACACGATCGTCGCCCTCGCCGTGCGCCTCGCCGAGCATCTCGACGACGTGCTGCGCTGA
- a CDS encoding DEDD exonuclease domain-containing protein — protein MSEQMFDTGVADQRSLDDLGTALHDVTFVVIDLETTGGSAKNCAITEVGAVKLKGGECLGTYQTLVDPGCAIPPEITMITGITEAMVMRAPRIEAVMPSLLEFVGTGTVIVGHNIRFDIGFLNEALRQQGRDRLPHRSIDTLALARRLLRDEVPNCKLGTLADRLRLSHTPSHRALDDALATGDLLHLLLERAGSLGVTGLDDLLILPKLAGSAQAKKLPLTDGLPREPGVYLFRDARDEVLYVGKAANLRSRVRSYFSTDERRKIGNLLRETKKIDHHVCRNGLEAAVLEVRLIHRHLPRYNRQHTRSSKYPYVKLTLDERFPRLSVARAVKDDGAFYLGPISSAKRAKRIIEAIETAAPIRRCTARSTGTMSKPVCAAAQIGVAACPCSGATSEADYRRLIDDLVDTLSREPDRLLRPLEERIESLARDERFEEAADVRDRADALSGALRRGRRFDLLRRAGRVRVSIGAAWVEFDRGLLVACGATDDDALWHEGLPVEAPTLPAPGEPLGVPRRDEADELLTIVAWLEKNAAKVRVESLSGVLVEPLPRIPTFAPQGKSPASRSAERTGVGAERLARRTRIPIPRVL, from the coding sequence ATGTCCGAACAGATGTTCGACACCGGAGTCGCCGACCAGCGCTCGCTGGACGACCTCGGCACCGCCCTCCACGACGTCACCTTCGTCGTGATCGACCTCGAGACCACCGGCGGCTCGGCCAAAAACTGTGCGATCACCGAGGTCGGCGCGGTGAAGCTCAAGGGCGGCGAGTGCCTCGGCACCTACCAGACCCTGGTCGACCCGGGCTGTGCGATCCCGCCCGAGATCACCATGATCACGGGCATCACCGAGGCGATGGTGATGCGGGCGCCGCGCATCGAGGCGGTGATGCCGTCACTGCTGGAGTTCGTCGGCACCGGCACCGTCATCGTCGGCCACAACATCCGCTTCGACATCGGCTTCCTCAACGAGGCCCTTCGCCAGCAGGGCCGCGACCGTCTCCCCCATCGTTCGATCGACACGCTCGCCCTGGCCCGGCGCCTGCTGCGCGACGAGGTGCCGAACTGCAAGCTCGGCACCCTGGCCGACCGGCTGCGCCTCTCCCACACGCCGAGCCATCGGGCCCTCGACGACGCGCTCGCCACCGGCGACCTCCTGCATCTCCTGCTCGAGCGGGCGGGCTCGCTCGGCGTCACCGGGCTCGACGACCTGCTCATCCTCCCGAAGCTGGCCGGCAGCGCCCAGGCGAAGAAGCTCCCGCTCACCGACGGCCTGCCGCGCGAGCCGGGCGTCTACCTCTTCCGCGACGCACGCGACGAGGTGCTCTACGTGGGCAAGGCCGCGAACCTGCGCTCGCGGGTGCGCAGCTACTTCTCCACCGACGAGCGCCGCAAGATCGGCAACCTGCTCCGGGAGACGAAGAAGATCGACCACCACGTCTGTCGCAACGGGCTCGAGGCCGCGGTCCTCGAGGTGCGGCTGATCCATCGCCACCTCCCCCGCTACAACCGACAACACACCCGCTCGTCGAAGTACCCCTACGTGAAGCTCACGCTGGACGAGCGCTTCCCCCGCCTCTCCGTCGCCCGGGCCGTCAAGGACGACGGGGCGTTCTATCTCGGTCCGATCTCGTCGGCGAAGCGGGCGAAGCGGATCATCGAGGCCATCGAGACCGCGGCACCGATCCGACGATGCACGGCCCGTTCCACCGGCACCATGTCGAAGCCGGTGTGCGCGGCCGCCCAGATCGGCGTGGCCGCGTGCCCCTGCTCGGGGGCCACCAGCGAGGCCGACTACCGGCGGCTGATCGACGATCTCGTCGACACGCTCTCGCGCGAACCCGATCGCCTCCTGCGCCCCCTCGAAGAACGGATCGAATCACTGGCCCGCGACGAACGCTTCGAGGAAGCGGCCGACGTGCGCGATCGGGCCGACGCGTTGAGCGGTGCCCTGCGGCGGGGCCGGCGCTTCGACCTCCTCCGGCGAGCCGGACGGGTGCGGGTGTCGATCGGGGCCGCGTGGGTCGAGTTCGACCGCGGCCTGCTCGTGGCGTGTGGCGCGACGGACGACGATGCCCTCTGGCACGAGGGCCTTCCCGTCGAAGCGCCGACCCTCCCCGCCCCGGGCGAGCCGCTGGGCGTCCCCCGTCGCGACGAGGCCGACGAGTTGCTCACGATCGTCGCGTGGCTCGAGAAGAACGCGGCAAAGGTGCGCGTCGAGTCGCTCTCCGGCGTTCTCGTCGAGCCGCTCCCCCGAATCCCCACGTTCGCACCGCAGGGGAAGAGCCCCGCGAGCCGTTCCGCCGAACGCACCGGCGTCGGTGCCGAGCGGCTCGCCCGGCGCACCCGTATCCCGATACCGCGCGTGTTGTGA
- a CDS encoding EAL domain-containing protein — protein sequence MLGGLLAALYVFESHAAGVVIGAGVAAILAGGVSLMQRTLGRSTVTHLEESERRANHDPLTGLLNRSGLMEALSAAIARGDASGTCVGLLFSDLDRFKLVNDSLGHGAGDELLVGVANRLSDAVRTADVVARFGGDEFVVICHGLVQPGSISRVAEVVFQAFAEPFAVDGGELVIQPSIGVAIWDPSSEAVVTAEDLVRDADAAMYEAKRTKCRISVFDTGVRHNLLARLKIEQSLSVSFDSELVVHYQPVVDARRRAMYSTEALVRWNHPDHGLLFPSEFLPVAEEAGLMGRIGEVVLREACAQAAQWNMINPRCRDLRINVNVSEHQLLDAAFPMRVAETLEWSGLPADQLCLEISEDLVTEHLSGSLPVLEGIAGQGVRLSLDDFGTGRTTMSHLKRLNDVVHQLKIDRAFVTELPHDAIDQAVVEAVSRIAGAANLTVVAEGVETVEQADYLLALGINHHQGFLYCHGVEAERLTKVFYDAAQTAAAADRHDPLFAGV from the coding sequence ATGCTGGGTGGCCTGCTCGCCGCGCTGTACGTGTTCGAGTCGCACGCCGCCGGCGTCGTGATCGGGGCCGGCGTCGCCGCGATCCTCGCCGGGGGTGTCTCGCTCATGCAGCGCACACTCGGCCGCAGCACGGTCACGCACCTGGAGGAGTCGGAGCGTCGGGCGAACCACGACCCGCTGACCGGACTCCTCAATCGGTCGGGCCTGATGGAGGCACTGTCGGCGGCCATTGCCCGCGGGGACGCCTCCGGCACCTGCGTCGGCCTGCTGTTCTCGGATCTGGATCGCTTCAAGCTGGTGAACGACAGCCTGGGCCACGGCGCCGGTGACGAACTGCTCGTCGGGGTGGCGAACCGCCTCAGCGACGCGGTTCGTACCGCCGACGTCGTCGCCCGATTCGGCGGCGACGAGTTCGTGGTCATCTGCCACGGGCTGGTGCAACCCGGCTCGATCTCGCGCGTTGCCGAGGTCGTCTTCCAGGCGTTCGCCGAGCCGTTCGCGGTCGACGGGGGCGAGCTCGTCATCCAGCCGAGCATCGGCGTCGCGATCTGGGATCCGTCGAGTGAGGCCGTGGTGACCGCCGAGGACCTCGTGCGCGATGCCGACGCCGCCATGTACGAAGCCAAGCGCACCAAGTGCCGGATCTCGGTCTTCGACACGGGGGTGCGGCACAACCTGCTCGCCCGACTGAAGATCGAACAGTCGCTCTCCGTGTCGTTCGACTCCGAACTGGTCGTGCACTACCAGCCGGTGGTCGACGCCCGTCGCCGGGCGATGTACTCCACCGAGGCGCTCGTGCGCTGGAACCACCCCGACCACGGCCTTCTCTTCCCGAGCGAGTTCCTCCCGGTCGCGGAGGAAGCGGGACTCATGGGTCGTATCGGCGAGGTCGTCCTGCGTGAAGCCTGCGCCCAGGCCGCCCAGTGGAACATGATCAATCCGAGGTGCCGGGATCTGCGGATCAACGTCAACGTCTCGGAACACCAGCTTCTCGACGCGGCGTTCCCGATGCGGGTCGCCGAGACCCTCGAATGGTCGGGCCTGCCGGCCGACCAGCTGTGTCTCGAGATCAGTGAGGACCTCGTGACCGAGCACCTCAGCGGCTCGTTGCCCGTGCTCGAGGGCATCGCCGGACAGGGCGTGCGGTTGTCGCTCGACGATTTCGGCACCGGCCGGACCACGATGTCGCACCTCAAGCGGCTGAACGATGTCGTACACCAGTTGAAGATCGATCGAGCCTTCGTGACCGAGCTTCCCCACGACGCCATCGACCAGGCGGTGGTGGAGGCGGTGTCCCGCATCGCCGGTGCAGCCAACCTGACCGTGGTGGCGGAGGGTGTGGAGACCGTGGAACAGGCCGACTATCTCCTCGCGCTCGGCATCAACCACCATCAGGGCTTCCTCTACTGCCACGGCGTCGAGGCGGAGCGGCTGACGAAGGTGTTCTACGACGCCGCGCAGACGGCCGCCGCGGCGGATCGACACGATCCGCTGTTCGCCGGCGTCTGA
- the trpD gene encoding anthranilate phosphoribosyltransferase → MSTLDAHGGWPGILGALADGTDLDADTTRAVLGTILSGDATDAQIAAFIVGLRIKGESVEELAGLQGAMLDAATPLSVPDATIDIVGVGGAPSRRDAALNVSTMAAFVAAAAGATVCKHGNRKASSTSGSFDLLEAMGIDVEISPDALEAQVRDHGVGFAFARTFHPAMRHVGPVRAELGIPTVFNILGPLSHPGRLTRQVIGVADWTIAERMIRVLEATGSTRALVVHGDGGLDELSTTGPSQMLSLENGEIREIAVDAAALGLAPATAADLAGGDAAANAEIATAMFAGEPGPKRDIVVLNAAAGLVAAGIAADLAAGIEQAAAAIDDGRAAAKVAALAASSP, encoded by the coding sequence ATGAGCACGCTCGACGCACACGGCGGCTGGCCCGGCATCCTCGGTGCCCTGGCCGACGGCACCGATCTCGACGCCGACACGACCCGGGCGGTGCTCGGCACGATCCTCTCGGGCGACGCCACGGATGCGCAGATCGCCGCCTTCATCGTCGGCCTGCGCATCAAGGGGGAGTCCGTCGAGGAGCTGGCGGGCCTCCAGGGGGCGATGCTCGACGCGGCGACGCCGCTGTCGGTGCCGGACGCCACGATCGACATCGTGGGCGTGGGCGGGGCCCCGAGCCGGCGTGACGCGGCGCTCAACGTGTCGACGATGGCGGCGTTCGTCGCCGCGGCCGCGGGAGCCACGGTCTGCAAGCACGGCAACCGCAAGGCCTCGTCCACGTCCGGCAGCTTCGACCTGCTCGAGGCGATGGGGATCGACGTGGAGATCTCACCCGACGCCCTGGAGGCACAGGTGCGTGACCACGGTGTCGGCTTCGCGTTCGCCCGCACGTTCCACCCGGCGATGCGTCACGTCGGCCCGGTGCGAGCCGAGCTCGGCATCCCGACCGTGTTCAACATCCTCGGCCCGCTGAGCCACCCCGGCCGGCTCACCCGGCAGGTGATCGGCGTGGCGGACTGGACGATCGCGGAGCGGATGATCCGGGTCCTCGAGGCGACCGGCTCGACCCGCGCCCTCGTCGTGCACGGCGACGGCGGCCTCGACGAGCTGTCGACCACCGGTCCGTCGCAGATGCTCTCGTTGGAGAACGGCGAGATCCGCGAGATCGCCGTCGACGCCGCGGCCCTCGGTCTCGCGCCGGCGACGGCTGCCGACCTCGCGGGAGGTGACGCCGCGGCGAACGCCGAGATCGCGACCGCGATGTTCGCCGGCGAGCCCGGTCCGAAGCGCGACATCGTCGTGCTCAACGCGGCGGCCGGCCTCGTCGCGGCCGGGATCGCGGCGGATCTCGCCGCCGGAATCGAACAGGCGGCGGCGGCGATCGACGACGGCCGGGCAGCGGCGAAGGTCGCCGCTCTGGCAGCCTCCTCACCCTGA
- a CDS encoding DUF2510 domain-containing protein codes for MTFPLGLFIVGMFVVVAVIPIWGFVTAMLDRRGGWATSICVGFIAFPIGTLAAIAYLAVIRRRTRSDIELLAVGPVSPTPGWFPDPTGQHESRYWDGEDWTGRVID; via the coding sequence GTGACGTTCCCGCTCGGACTATTCATCGTTGGGATGTTCGTCGTGGTGGCTGTCATCCCGATCTGGGGATTCGTCACGGCGATGCTCGACCGACGAGGTGGATGGGCGACCAGCATCTGCGTCGGATTCATCGCATTCCCGATCGGCACGCTGGCTGCCATCGCGTACTTGGCGGTGATACGGCGGCGAACTCGCTCGGACATCGAACTGCTTGCCGTGGGACCGGTGTCTCCGACTCCAGGTTGGTTTCCGGACCCGACGGGACAACACGAGAGTCGCTACTGGGACGGCGAGGACTGGACCGGCCGCGTCATCGACTGA
- a CDS encoding site-specific integrase: protein MSVTAADRKLTIGRYVTRDGGWLESRPWRPSTREAFDSHWRAHLEPRWGDVPLVAVRPTDAQGWVNKLAQDLAPSTVEALYRRLVTIMRAAHADGVIARQPLSTIVLPERPRAGRVHVPTAEQVGQLAAAMSDRYRPIVWTIATLGLRPAEAIGLTVERVDFLRGSARIDRQMVTVKGGPRLAPLKTRRMPSREVPVPRELTERLAAHLEAHPAIEAPDTDPHGGPAHLIFSNNDGRPIRRNGLGWIWTTAAEKIGLPDELRGWHCLRHYAITRLIGAGVNPDYVRQFAGHSNLTETMDTYAGWWPSEADNARDVLSEVLARSVGRRL from the coding sequence GTGTCGGTCACCGCTGCTGATCGGAAACTCACCATCGGCCGCTACGTCACCCGCGATGGTGGCTGGCTCGAGTCCCGTCCGTGGCGACCCTCGACTCGTGAAGCGTTCGACTCCCACTGGCGCGCCCACCTCGAACCGCGATGGGGCGACGTTCCGCTCGTCGCTGTCCGCCCGACCGACGCGCAGGGTTGGGTCAACAAACTCGCCCAGGACCTCGCACCCTCCACCGTGGAAGCGCTGTACCGCCGGCTCGTGACCATCATGCGGGCCGCACACGCTGACGGAGTGATCGCACGACAACCCCTCTCGACCATCGTGCTACCCGAACGGCCAAGGGCCGGCCGCGTCCACGTCCCGACCGCGGAGCAGGTCGGCCAGCTCGCCGCCGCGATGTCGGACCGGTACCGGCCGATCGTGTGGACGATCGCCACGCTCGGACTCCGCCCCGCCGAAGCCATCGGGCTCACCGTCGAACGCGTCGACTTCCTCCGCGGCTCCGCCAGGATCGACCGACAGATGGTCACCGTGAAGGGAGGCCCGCGCCTCGCGCCGCTCAAGACCCGCCGCATGCCGTCTCGTGAAGTACCGGTGCCCCGCGAGCTCACCGAACGACTCGCCGCCCACCTCGAGGCCCACCCCGCTATCGAAGCACCCGACACGGACCCGCACGGCGGACCCGCGCACCTGATCTTCAGCAACAACGACGGCCGACCGATCCGACGCAACGGACTCGGCTGGATCTGGACGACCGCCGCCGAGAAGATCGGGCTACCCGACGAGCTGCGAGGCTGGCACTGTCTCCGGCACTACGCGATCACCCGCCTGATCGGTGCCGGAGTCAACCCCGACTACGTGCGCCAGTTCGCCGGACACTCGAACCTCACCGAAACGATGGACACCTATGCGGGATGGTGGCCGTCCGAGGCGGACAACGCCCGCGACGTGCTCAGCGAGGTACTTGCCAGATCAGTGGGGCGGCGACTCTGA
- a CDS encoding DUF222 domain-containing protein — translation MFGDGVAELDDLGEAVDLALKVDFHALYADERDAAVVEIARLEAKLAALRSNAVQAYDAHLDWGREGHRSAAAGIRHRCRMYGGEAAGKVKLARALVRMPATAAALERGDITEAHARRLMRSATRPEFAGAEAMLIDKAMDRSYASWHRRVTYWEQQVDEARRDERDPEPPDDRETRREAHASKTVFDLTRIDAWLDPIGGEAFREALRRIEQELFDADWQLAKADHGDSVTVDKLWRTPAQRRADALVEMAQRAMTAPANGKRPLPLVIIHTDLDTFEHALARVIGTQAPAPLGTDRLCETDDGTVIGPTQMIEQALLGHVRRLVYEAPGVILDYGRKQRLFKGELRQAIQARDRHCDHPGCDIPARHCDIDHLTDWDHGGHTAHTNGKARCSYHHRNHKPRPG, via the coding sequence ATGTTCGGTGATGGTGTTGCGGAGCTCGATGATCTGGGTGAGGCGGTCGATCTGGCGTTGAAGGTCGATTTCCATGCGCTGTACGCGGATGAGCGTGATGCGGCGGTGGTCGAGATCGCCCGGCTCGAAGCGAAGCTGGCGGCGTTGCGTTCGAATGCGGTGCAGGCCTATGACGCCCATCTCGACTGGGGCCGCGAAGGCCACCGATCCGCCGCCGCGGGGATACGCCACCGGTGCCGGATGTACGGCGGCGAAGCCGCCGGCAAAGTCAAACTCGCCCGGGCGCTGGTGCGGATGCCGGCCACCGCGGCGGCGCTGGAGCGGGGCGACATCACCGAAGCGCATGCCCGCCGGCTGATGCGGTCGGCCACGCGGCCCGAGTTCGCCGGTGCGGAAGCGATGCTGATCGACAAGGCCATGGACCGCTCCTACGCCAGCTGGCACCGACGCGTCACCTATTGGGAACAACAGGTCGACGAGGCCCGCCGCGACGAACGCGACCCCGAACCACCCGACGACCGCGAAACACGCCGCGAAGCCCACGCCTCCAAGACCGTGTTCGACCTGACCCGTATCGACGCGTGGCTCGACCCCATCGGCGGCGAAGCCTTCCGCGAAGCCCTGCGCCGAATCGAACAAGAACTCTTCGACGCCGACTGGCAACTGGCCAAAGCCGACCACGGCGATTCGGTCACCGTCGACAAGCTCTGGCGCACCCCCGCCCAACGCCGCGCCGACGCCCTCGTCGAAATGGCCCAACGGGCCATGACCGCACCCGCCAACGGCAAACGACCACTCCCCCTCGTCATCATCCACACCGACCTCGACACCTTCGAACACGCCCTCGCCCGCGTCATCGGCACCCAAGCCCCCGCCCCGCTCGGCACCGACAGGCTCTGCGAAACCGACGACGGCACCGTCATCGGTCCCACCCAGATGATCGAACAAGCACTCCTCGGCCACGTTCGCCGTCTCGTCTACGAGGCCCCGGGCGTCATCCTCGACTACGGCCGCAAACAACGCCTCTTCAAAGGCGAACTCCGCCAAGCCATCCAAGCCCGCGACCGCCACTGCGACCACCCCGGCTGCGACATCCCCGCCCGCCACTGCGACATCGACCACCTCACCGACTGGGACCACGGCGGCCACACCGCCCACACCAACGGCAAAGCCCGCTGCAGCTACCACCACCGCAACCACAAACCCCGACCCGGCTAG
- the arfB gene encoding alternative ribosome rescue aminoacyl-tRNA hydrolase ArfB, with the protein MASRWTVSEDEVTFRFVASGGPGGQHANRSNTKVEATFDVQGSVSMPAWLKERVTGKLGDTIRVTVDDERSQYRNRQIALERIQDRVDRAATVDRPRRKTKPTKGSQRRRLDSKRRRGDVKKGRRRPSADD; encoded by the coding sequence ATGGCGTCACGGTGGACGGTGTCCGAGGACGAGGTGACATTCCGCTTCGTCGCTTCCGGTGGGCCGGGTGGGCAGCACGCCAACCGGTCGAACACGAAGGTCGAGGCGACCTTCGACGTGCAGGGGAGCGTCTCCATGCCGGCGTGGCTGAAGGAGCGGGTCACCGGGAAGCTCGGCGACACGATCCGGGTCACGGTCGACGACGAACGCTCGCAGTACCGCAACCGTCAGATCGCCCTGGAGCGCATCCAGGACCGGGTCGACCGGGCGGCGACGGTCGACCGCCCCCGGCGCAAGACGAAGCCGACGAAGGGCAGTCAGCGCCGCCGGCTCGACTCGAAACGGCGCCGCGGCGACGTCAAGAAGGGGCGCCGCAGACCGTCCGCCGACGACTGA
- a CDS encoding histidine phosphatase family protein: MLIIARHGRTAANASGELLGRRDPSLDEVGRRQAAAIGRALAGADRVISSPLARCRETAAAIGPPVEIDERVIELDYGDLEGTPVADVSAETWRSWRADTGWRPPGGESLDELAARVFAALDGLLAESADRDIVVVSHVSPIKAAVAWSLGVGIETQWRCFVQQASISRIASRGSTPALHSFNEVAHL; encoded by the coding sequence GTGCTGATCATCGCCCGTCACGGCCGGACCGCCGCCAACGCCTCCGGCGAGCTCCTCGGTCGGCGCGACCCGTCCCTCGACGAGGTCGGGCGCCGCCAGGCCGCCGCGATCGGTCGGGCGCTCGCCGGCGCGGACCGGGTGATCTCCAGCCCGCTGGCCCGCTGCCGGGAGACGGCGGCGGCGATCGGTCCGCCGGTCGAGATCGACGAACGCGTCATCGAGCTCGACTACGGCGACCTCGAAGGCACGCCGGTGGCCGACGTGTCGGCGGAGACCTGGCGTTCGTGGCGGGCGGACACCGGCTGGCGTCCGCCCGGCGGTGAGAGCCTCGACGAGCTCGCCGCTCGGGTCTTCGCGGCGCTCGACGGCCTCCTCGCCGAATCCGCCGACCGCGACATCGTGGTGGTGAGCCACGTGTCGCCCATCAAGGCGGCCGTCGCCTGGAGCCTCGGCGTGGGCATCGAGACGCAATGGCGGTGTTTCGTGCAGCAGGCCTCGATCTCGCGCATCGCGTCACGAGGATCGACGCCGGCGCTCCACAGCTTCAACGAGGTGGCCCACCTCTGA